The nucleotide window GACCATGCAGGgggtgaaaaaagaaagaaaaaaaattaatttaaaggCCAATCAGAAATCATTACAAGTCACATGGGCCAATAATATCATCTCGGACCACCATGTGTACTATGGTCCGGGACCATGTAATAATTTCCCTGAGGTATTTAAAATTATATGCCTCTTGACAAGGTGTCAAAAAACACTCATAACATAAAACAACCTACCTCATTGTCATAAACATCACTAAATATCATACATGTGTGGAATAGGTAACCAATGAACTCAtagcataaaaaaataaaaataaaaataaagccaATAAGCTTTAAATTTATAGAACTTGAAAGTCAATTCTTACCATGACATTAAATAACATACCTCTAGAATAGGCTAGGTAACCAATAAATCACATATAGCAATGAGGTATTTAAAATTATATGCCTATTGACAAAGTGTCAAAAAAACACTCATAGAATAAAACAACCAACCTCATAGCCATGAACATCAGTAAATATCATACCCTTGGAATAGGTAACCAATTTAACTCATAGCAATGAGTCTAAGTGTTCAAGCACTCTGTATAAAGGAAGAGATAGTCCCTGCATTCTCTACGTGAAATAGAGTCCTTCCCCATAAACAAAGAGTTCATACTTAGAGATCTGCAGAAGGCAGTTGTTCATTTTGCTGACTTCATAGATACTTCAAGTATGTATATTAGTTCTATTCAACTATTTTCTATACAAGACATATATATAAGTGTTCATTGAATTGTGTTTATATATCTATGAATTGATTCTGTGCTTGTTCATGTTACAATTAATATACATATAACACTTATTTATCATACTGATTAAGTTCATCGACTACAAATATACCTGGCCTAGACTGTAGTGCAGCAACTGATAGCCAGAAATGGGGGGTCTTGTGGTGAGTACTGTGTTGACTCCCTTTGTACAATTTTGGGGGAGATCATGGAATTTGGTAGACATAATTACAGCGGCTACTTCTCTGGCCCTCCACGGCCTCTGTTTGTTTGCTCCGTTTCATTTCACATGGGCTGCCTTTTGGGTGGCCGTCGCACTCTATATTCTCACTGGTTTGGGAGTCACTCTGGGTTTCCATAGGCACCTTGCGCACAAGAGTTTACGGCTTCCCAAATGGCTCGAGTACTTGTTTGCCTATTTCGGGGTTCTATCACTTCAGGTATGTGCAAGTGCTACTACATGTACGTGATTTTGATGTTTGAgtattcttttgttcttttactAGACAAAAGAATAAAATGATGTTTGTTGTTTTATTTCGATGGTTTATTTGCAGGGAAGTCCGATAGAATGGGTGAGCACACACCGATACCATCACCAGTTTACAGACACAAAGAAAGACCCTCACAGCCCCTTGAAGGGTTTCTGGTTTAGTCATATGGGTTGGATCCTTGATAGCACTTCTCGGCGAAAAGTAAGAAGGAATTAATTAAGGATTACATTTTAATATGAATTGAAATTGATGTTATGAGTTTTGTCAGAATGGAGGATTGAAGAACGTTGAGGATATGAAGAAGCAGTGGTTCTATAGATTTCTTCATCGTACATTCGTTTTACACGTAATTGTTTCTGGAGCTTTGCTCTATGCCCTAGGTGGACTACCTtaacactatgccaataacctcatcagacgacagagctcagacgacagacaggttggtttctgtcgtctgatataatTTAACGACAGACAgtgtaaaaactgtcgtctgaatatagcAACATACCATGGTAAGTTAGTTTTGAGAattaagtttattttcaaaCAACAGTTATCTGTCGTCTCGTCAAAGAAGATAAATTGATTTCGTTTTGGGTCgtagcttcttttttttgtttgtattcagacaacatatatctgTCGTCTTGTCAAAGGAGTAAATTGGCTTTGGATTTTGTTGGAACTATTTTTAatgatttctctctccccgacaaaTTTATCAAACCAAAAAGAATGGTTTCGCGCTGCACAATTTTCAGATTCCCTCCTCATCCAATTTTCAGATTCCCTCCTCACCCATTCTTTGTCTGACCAATAAAAAAGATAGAACACTATTCCCTCATCTCTAGAAAAACACTCGGCTCACTCGcgttttgctctctctctctctctcctcaaatctcttctttctctcctcccacatccttcctcttcctcgcctTCTCCATTATCGATATCGCCATGACCTTGGCTTCACTATCGGCCTCTTCACTATCCTCCGACACGCACGTATCCGGATAACACTGTGTTCAACCTTATCGCCAAGCACCATCGCTGGGACGACCTCCACCACTTCGACTGTAACCTTGTGAAAGGCAAGATCTCATACTCGATTCAGCGGGCGTTGACAAGCAGCCTCTCAGCTGTGCGCGAATCCAGTTGCCCAATCTTTGGTATCCATCTGATTTAGGGTTTCTAATCCATgttatagaatttttttttattcaaacttGTATGATAATTTCAGTTGTTTGGATTCCAAATTTGATTTATGGGTTTCGTCATTCTTGTTTCTTATTCTTAAATTGAGGTCTGATTCATTCAATTTTGACTTGAGATGGCTTGTTTTCAAGATTTTTTCAGTTTGCAGTTTTGCTTTAAAATGAAGCTTTTTTAGCCATCTTCTGTAGGTATTCTAAATTTCCTTctatgttatttatttattcatgtAAAAATTCACTTTTCATATTATTTATTTGCACATTGAAAAGGGTAGTGAACCCAACTCTCTATGCTCAACGATATGGGTATACTGAATGTGAAGTAAGGTTATTGTTCTTCAATGAAATGAATTTGATTTGAAGTGGCCTTCAAATCTGGGTTCTTGTACCgtcttttctatttcttttttttaggtTTCACTTTTTCGGTTGGGTTGGTTGGATCTTTTTGTACAAGTTCAATCAATATTTGCAAAGATCCTGGTAATATtagtgttttatttttattgtctGTGAATTTATGCCAGTAATAGAGATTTTGGTGCTTTGCAATCACAAAGTTGTAGAGTCCAAGAGAGACCACCCATGGTTGATATTGTTGGGTTGATGATTGATATATGATTCTTTTTAAACCGCAGGATCATGTGGCACAGCAGAAATCTTCAAATAAAAGTGAACCGTATGACATTGCTATTGTTGGAGGAGGCCTGGTTGGCATGGCCCTAGCTAGTTCCTTGGGTAGTTGGTCTTTTGTGTATGTTTTCATCACTTCAGTTGTTTTGTGTGTTGTGTAGTCTATTGTGTTAGATTTGGTAGGCAAGTTGTTCTAATAATCTAGTTGTACTTATGGTTAATATCATCTCACAACTTCATGCTCGTGAATTTTTGGCCTATATGTGCTTGTCTTTGAGATTCTAATGTGTATTCTGACATTTAGAGTGGATAGACTGATGAACTGGTAACAATTACTTTTGTTGCGCAGTTTGTTATCTGCAGATTTCTACAGTGACATACTAATATATGTGTAAGTCTTGGTTCTCACGATTACTTTCGAGCATAGTGTATATGTATGCTTATTCTGGATATGAAacaatttatttttatcttctcAGCGATTCTGTGTACTTAGTGGACAATTGCCCCCATGATGACTCTTCCTCGGATGCTCTGTTGTGGTAAATTATTTATGTTATTAGTTTATTTTGGTTTAGTACAGATTTTGCTGCACTGGTGCTTACTAGATTCATGCTCgctacgtggtttatttgttgTAGTGACATGATCATTAATTCAAATATGACTAACAAAAAAAGGTCTTGACCATTTTCATTTGAAGCATGTAGGAGCAGTTACATGTTGTAATGATAAATTGATGTAGTAGTAATAAATTCATGTGGTCCATAGCAGTCTACTTGTTTTATAGCAAGAGGAATATATGTTGGTTGATCCACTCTATTATATGGGACACTGCAGGTCAGGAACGTTACCATAGCCGGGCTCCCATGTATTACCACTGTGCAGCTGCAGCTGTTGGTCTATGATATCACAAGCAAACAAGGGTACTAAATTGCTGTGTCCTAAATACGAACCCTACTTCTGGTCAAATGCAAACAAGGGTACTTTTCTATTCTCATTGCTGAGAATTGGTATTCAAGTTTATGAATTTCCTGCAAGGAAGGTaaagttttcaatcaacatCTCAATTTGCCCAGATAAATTCTTTATCAGTAATTTCTTATTTAGATTTCATGCCTTTGTTGTTTAAGTTTACAACTTTGCCATTAATGCTGTGGATTTTAGTTTCCAAATGAAATCCCAGATCCATGTTAATCAAGTTTCTAGATCTTTGGTTAACTTGGTAGCTTAATTTTGCAGTAATGGCTCCTGGGAATTTTGCAGCTTGAATCTTCTATTGCATATTGTAAGTATCTTGTAATTTCAGTTTCGTTATTTGCTTGATTATTGGGATTTTAGGATTATTGTATCCATCAAATCATCAATTGGGTGACTGTTTGAGGGATTTGGGTTATGCCTTATTAAATC belongs to Rosa chinensis cultivar Old Blush chromosome 4, RchiOBHm-V2, whole genome shotgun sequence and includes:
- the LOC112200732 gene encoding palmitoyl-monogalactosyldiacylglycerol delta-7 desaturase, chloroplastic, which produces MGGLVVSTVLTPFVQFWGRSWNLVDIITAATSLALHGLCLFAPFHFTWAAFWVAVALYILTGLGVTLGFHRHLAHKSLRLPKWLEYLFAYFGVLSLQGSPIEWVSTHRYHHQFTDTKKDPHSPLKGFWFSHMGWILDSTSRRKNGGLKNVEDMKKQWFYRFLHRTFVLHVIVSGALLYALGGLPFFIWGMGVRTVYVFHLTLLVNSAGHIWGKQVWNTGDLSKNNWLLGWIALGEGWHNNHHAFEYSARQGLEWWQVDLTWYVITALQAIGLATDVKVPTESQMRRKALKKY